A stretch of DNA from Candidatus Deferrimicrobium sp.:
CATGGCGTCCTCCTCGCTCAGGAGGAAGACCTCTACATAAGCGCCTCGATTGTGCAGGTGCCTGGCGATCACCATCCCGTCGCCGCCGTTGTTCCCCTTGCCGCACACCACGGCCACGGAGGCCTCCTGGGGGCCGCCCACCTTCTCCTCGAGGATCCGGAGGATCCACTCCGTGCACGACCGCCCCGCGTTCTCCATCAGCACCAGGGCGGGGATGCCATATGTGTGGATCGTCACCCTGTCCAGTTCGGCCATCTGCCGCGACGTCACGATTTTCATCTATATCCCACCCGCCTTTTCGAGGATCACGAGCGCCATCGCCTTCCCACCGTCATGCGTGATCGACACGTGCACCACGCCGTCGCCCCGCAACTTGAACCATTTCACCGCCTGCCCGTGCAGATGGACCTCGGGCTTTCCGAAGCGCCCGCGCACCGTCTCGACGTCCCGCCACAGGATCCCCTGCGACTTCCCCGTACCGAGCGCCTTCATCACCGATTCCTTCACGGCGAAACGCCCCGCCAGCCGTTCCGCCTTGTTCGCGGCATTCATCGCGTAGGCCGTTTCCGCCTCGGTGTACACGCGGCGCAGGAACCGTTCCCCGTACCGATCGAGCAATCCCTGGATCCGCGCGACGTCGACGATGTCCACGCCGATCCCTGCGATCATACAGCCTCAATTCTTACATTCATAAATAAGCCACCTCGTGCTAGACGCTTCCGGGACTCCCGCTTGAGCTGTGCCCCCCGTTCTTCCTGTAGCGGGGGTACCCCAGCAGCGCGAAGCTCGTACTGGCGCGTCGCCTCGGAGAGCGGGACTCCGTTCGTGGCCGTGCGATGAACCTGCACGGCTGCGCTTTACCTCACTGCGCCCCCCCTCCTCCGGCGACTCCGCCGAACCCTGCAATATTTATGACAGGGATTACGCCCCGTGGATGAGGTCCGCGATCTCTCTGACGGCCGCCGGCAGCCCGAGGAAGACCGCCCGCGCGATGATGCTGTGGCCGATGTTGAACTCCTCGATCTCGGGGATCCCGAGGATGGGGACGATGT
This window harbors:
- the acpS gene encoding holo-ACP synthase translates to MIAGIGVDIVDVARIQGLLDRYGERFLRRVYTEAETAYAMNAANKAERLAGRFAVKESVMKALGTGKSQGILWRDVETVRGRFGKPEVHLHGQAVKWFKLRGDGVVHVSITHDGGKAMALVILEKAGGI